The Sedimentisphaera salicampi genome includes a region encoding these proteins:
- a CDS encoding RNA polymerase sigma factor, with the protein MDKSFVRMFQKVDKIIYRYIAFHVSDKNDAEDIMQEVCLVMWKKYKPFTDSEQFKAWGLTIARLQILRYYNLQKRHCKVNSHDPELLEAFRSRSGRFSQRQKSEIEEMLDKQLQLLTKEEKAFLSERYEDRLTLKSLAEIHSTSIRCVHYKLQKIHRKLRRKLNIELRREDVAV; encoded by the coding sequence ATGGATAAAAGCTTTGTAAGGATGTTTCAAAAAGTTGATAAGATTATTTATCGCTACATAGCCTTTCATGTGTCTGACAAAAATGATGCAGAAGATATAATGCAAGAGGTTTGTCTTGTGATGTGGAAAAAGTACAAGCCTTTTACAGACAGCGAACAGTTTAAGGCATGGGGGCTCACTATCGCCAGGCTTCAGATCCTTCGTTACTACAATCTTCAGAAAAGGCATTGCAAAGTTAATTCTCACGACCCTGAGCTGCTTGAGGCTTTCCGATCCCGTTCCGGAAGATTCAGCCAAAGGCAGAAGTCCGAAATTGAAGAAATGCTGGATAAACAGCTCCAGCTTCTCACGAAAGAAGAGAAAGCCTTTCTCTCTGAACGCTATGAAGACAGGCTTACCCTCAAATCACTTGCTGAAATACACTCCACCTCTATAAGATGCGTTCATTATAAGCTTCAGAAAATCCATAGAAAACTCCGGCGAAAATTGAATATAGAGCTTAGAAGAGAAGATGTTGCTGTTTAA